GTACTTAGATAAATGAAATTTGGATCAAACGTTTCAAATGCAGCTTTATTGCTATTTTTTGTTTTTAGTAAAATTATTTCATCTTTTTTTATCTCAAATTTTTCCAAATCTTGTGCTGTTATCTTTTCGTTTATGTGCGATAAATCTAAAACATTTGCTGGCCCGATTAGCGACGAAAGTGGAATTTTGTCTAAAGTTGTACCGTGTTGCAAATAATGTGCGGGAGAGTCGACATGCGTTCCGCTGTGGGAACCTATTGTGATTAGGCTTTCTCGAAAATAATCTTTTTCAAATGTTTTGGTTGGTATGATTTTGATTTCTTTTTTAGTTTTGTATTGAGTTGTTTGCTCACTTATTGGCCAACTGATATCTATTATTTTCATTATTTATCCTGTTTTTTAACTTCATGTCCGCCAAATTTATTTCGAAGCATAGCGACAACTTTAGTTGCATAATTTCCGCCAGATTTTCTTGACCATTCTCG
This genomic stretch from Candidatus Dependentiae bacterium harbors:
- a CDS encoding cyclase yields the protein MKIIDISWPISEQTTQYKTKKEIKIIPTKTFEKDYFRESLITIGSHSGTHVDSPAHYLQHGTTLDKIPLSSLIGPANVLDLSHINEKITAQDLEKFEIKKDEIILLKTKNSNKAAFETFDPNFIYLSTDGAQFLTEKKVKAVGIDYLGIERNQPGHETHKILLEKNILIIEGLRLKEVKSGKYIFTCLPLLIENIESSPARTILMEINL